A genomic stretch from Hermetia illucens chromosome 7, iHerIll2.2.curated.20191125, whole genome shotgun sequence includes:
- the LOC119660895 gene encoding 43 kDa receptor-associated protein of the synapse, with protein sequence MSWESIASRDLLSIPHSHNLSATHLLASPDGSRHPLDNSTDVCQLDDSYSRLAGYGSSLDGTSLWARHGLTRRNSVLDCFLACQRSIKQYLAKRKIERGLRLYEQHRQNAAVRTWRSALKATNRREDRFQLLGYLYQAHMDWGKYREAIEFGHRQLGISEELDSPTMRAEAYLNLARAHERLGGLERALSYARHSLYNECGTQCLTGGLVHLTVARVYLEMGGFSRALEGLQGAHKIASSIGDPSLELQVYVALSELFGRLQDNEKSARYASKAYDLSRSLQLGDLNSSHHRAALLRMSAALRKQGELGDAHDYCTEATRLALLSGDQATYTRSVRIMGDIYRKKMDIDRAFRQYEHAMGTAAGLGDRMAQMEAMDGAARCLEALRLQQKICNCRPLEFNTRLLEVASSIGAKLLVRNIRIRLAQIYRALGDEEQYKTQSRLATQTEAALGLNCGVCGEVFGVEADCLEALPCAHILHARCAHELLRRSDKSGFRACPACNKILSSRLHLSGDTSGPTGVDSLTGSINATNGGGLIGTIAGGSVLNDTGSISAANGFGAGAFNSFNINMNSSGTVKSNGNVMMNTTVPTVDNQLLINPQSSSPRPLYRSNLSLASLSLRASSLTIDSECHATSSV encoded by the exons CATACCTCACAGTCACAATTTATCAGCAACACATCTTTTGGCATCTCCTGATGGTTCACGGCATCCTCTTGACAACTCCACCGATGTATGCCAATTGGACGATAGCTACTCCCGTTTGGCTGGATATGGATCAAGTTTGGATGGTACATCACTATGGGCTAGACATGGGTTGACCAGGCGTAATTCAGTCCTAGATTGTTTTCTAGCCTGTCAACGTAGCATTAAGCAATATTTAGCTAAGCGAAAG ATCGAACGTGGTCTTCGGCTGTATGAACAGCATCGACAAAATGCAGCAGTCCGAACCTGGCGAAGTGCTTTGAAGGCTACTAACAGACGGGAAGACCGTTTCCAGCTCCTTGGCTACCTATATCAAGCTCATATGGACTGGGGTAAATATCGCGAAGCAATTGAGTTTGGTCATCGTCAGCTAGGTATCTCGGAAGAATTAGATTCACCAACAATGCGAGCCGAGGCATATTTAAATCTAGCACGAGCACATGAACGACTTGGTGGTCTAGAACGAGCTCTAAGCTATGCTCGGCATTCCCTTTACAACGAGTGCGGAACACAGTGCCTAACCGGAGGTCTTGTTCATCTAACTGTTGCCAGGGTTTACCTTGAAATGGGCGGTTTTTCACGAGCACTTGAAGGACTTCAAGGTGCCCATAAAATTGCTTCATCAATTGGTGATCCTTCTTTAGAGTTACAAGTATACGTTGCATTATCTGAATTGTTTGGACGATTACAGGACAATGAGAAAAGTGCAAGGTATGCATCAAAGGCCTACGATCTATCACGATCCTTACAATTAGGTGATTTAAATTCATCGCATCATAGGGCAGCATTATTACGTATGTCGGCTGCTTTGAGAAAACAAGGAGAACTAGGCGATGCACATGATTATTGCACG GAAGCAACGAGGCTAGCTCTTCTATCTGGTGATCAGGCTACCTATACTCGTAGTGTACGGATCATGGGAGATATTTACCGAAAGAAAATGGATATTGAC agGGCATTTCGCCAATACGAACATGCAATGGGAACAGCAGCTGGTCTAGGTGACCGTATGGCCCAAATGGAGGCAATGGATGGTGCTGCGCGATGTTTGGAAGCATTACGACTTCAACAGAAAATTTGTAACTGTCGTCCATTAGAATTTAATACACGTCTCCTGGAGGTCGCTAGTTCGATTGGTGCTAAA TTGTTGGTGCGAAATATACGAATTCGATTGGCTCAAATTTATCGAGCACTCGGGGATGAAGAACAGTATAAGACCCAATCGCGTCTTGCGACCCAAACCGAGGCTGCTTTAGGGTTGAATTGTGGCGTTTGTGGTGAGGTATTTGGTGTTGAGGCTGATTGCTTAGAAGCTTTGCCATGTGCACATATTCTGCATGCAAG GTGCGCCCATGAGCTCCTCCGGCGATCGGATAAATCCGGTTTTCGCGCATGTCCTGCCTGTAATAAAATACTTAGTTCAAGGCTACATCTATCTGGAGATACGTCTGGACCGACCGGAGTAGATTCACTAACGGGAAGTATAAATGCAACAAATGGTGGGGGTCTGATTGGAACTATTGCTGGTGGGAGCGTTCTTAATGATACCGGCAGTATCAGTGCTGCAAATGGCTTTGGTGCTGGTGCTTTTAATAGTTTCAATATAAATATGAATAGTTCCGGTACGGTAAAGTCTAATGGGAATGTCATGATGAATACAACGGTACCAACGGTAGATAATCAACTATTAATAAATCCACAGTCATCATCACCACGACCACTATATCGTAGTAACCTCTCGTTAGCATCACTGAGCCTGCGAGCATCAAGTTTAACTATCGATAGTGAGTGTCATGCTACATCATCGGTTTGA